The following are encoded together in the Halopiger aswanensis genome:
- the trpD gene encoding anthranilate phosphoribosyltransferase, with product MKEYVERVTEGEDLTQEDARAASTAVFEGATEAQIGALLAALRAKGETEAEIAGFAQGMREAARTISPDREPLVDTCGTGGDDYDTINVSTTSAIVAAGAGVPVAKHGNYSVSSSSGSADVLEEVGVNVEAEPPAVEEAIEDDGIGFMLAPVFHPAMKAVIGPRKELGMRTIFNVLGPLTNPAGADAQVVGVYDPDLVPVLADALSRMDVERALVVHGSGTDEIAIHGETRVAEVDGEAVEEYTVEPADLGLAEHDIADIAGGSPEENADDMRGIVEGDVTGAKQDVILANAGAAIYVADEADSLEAGADAALEAIESGDAAAKLEDLRHGTEPEPEPEAEPEA from the coding sequence ATGAAGGAGTACGTCGAACGCGTGACCGAGGGCGAGGATCTGACACAGGAAGACGCTCGAGCGGCCTCCACGGCTGTTTTCGAGGGAGCGACCGAAGCGCAGATCGGCGCGCTGCTGGCCGCGCTGCGGGCGAAAGGCGAGACGGAGGCCGAGATCGCCGGCTTCGCACAGGGCATGCGCGAGGCCGCGCGGACGATTTCGCCCGACCGCGAGCCGCTGGTCGACACCTGCGGCACGGGCGGAGACGACTACGACACGATCAACGTCTCGACGACGAGCGCGATCGTCGCCGCCGGCGCCGGCGTGCCGGTCGCCAAGCACGGCAACTACTCCGTCTCCTCCTCGTCCGGCAGCGCGGACGTGCTCGAGGAGGTCGGCGTCAACGTCGAGGCCGAGCCGCCGGCCGTCGAGGAGGCAATCGAGGACGACGGCATCGGGTTCATGCTCGCGCCGGTGTTCCACCCGGCGATGAAGGCCGTCATCGGCCCGCGCAAGGAACTCGGCATGCGGACGATCTTCAACGTGCTCGGCCCGCTGACGAATCCCGCCGGCGCGGACGCGCAGGTCGTCGGCGTCTACGATCCCGACCTCGTCCCCGTTCTGGCGGACGCCCTCTCGCGGATGGACGTCGAGCGCGCGCTGGTCGTCCACGGTTCGGGCACCGACGAGATCGCCATCCACGGCGAGACCCGCGTCGCGGAGGTCGACGGCGAGGCCGTCGAGGAGTACACGGTCGAGCCCGCGGACCTCGGACTCGCGGAACACGACATCGCGGACATCGCCGGCGGGTCCCCCGAGGAGAACGCCGACGACATGCGCGGCATCGTCGAGGGCGACGTAACGGGTGCGAAGCAGGACGTCATCCTCGCGAACGCCGGGGCGGCCATCTACGTCGCCGACGAGGCCGACTCGCTCGAGGCGGGTGCCGACGCTGCACTCGAGGCGATCGAATCGGGCGACGCGGCGGCGAAGCTCGAGGATCTCCGGCACGGGACCGAGCCCGAGCCCGAGCCGGAAGCGGAACCGGAGGCCTGA
- a CDS encoding histidine kinase N-terminal 7TM domain-containing protein encodes MLENVLLALIFASAGIGFLLGHVAWRRTEVPGGRTYAVHMVVHGLWSLFYGGQLASDSATGMAVFDAATATASVFAAFTWLVFVLEYTGRTEWLSPRRLAPMFAQPAAYAALYVTNPVHGLVYDAVTVERGWGVSYVVVEGSSLFYLQILVIYTVLAVGVALLGSFVLRSRNLYRRQTATILIAALVVIAGNLLWVASLEGGENGLDLTPLFFGVNGIVIGWALFRYDFLNLVPVAADTLIEAMDDPVLVFDDERRLIDYNRSAQAVFSLEDDDFEEPIEPLLADVDAETERSVRVTGGSIERNDGDDAIEPERGDAVYQPSRTALTDHRDVTRGELIVFRDVTAQKRREADLEELQAGTRDLMEAETREAVAAATMEKARSILGDPFVGVLLYDDEREELVSASLSDETYLELEDKEMCVDGGIVWETYERGETRILGRDALGRGQYAHLPLEAVLLYPLADHGVIGVGIEEGADVAFSDDDVRLIEILGLTAEAAMDRAAREEELEARRAELAERNERLDEFANVVSHDLRNPLNTADGYLELARSASTGGDEHFDRIESAHARMKRLIDDVLTLARQGTDVTDPDPVAVADAARAAWGTAGAQEGHLEVEIDAVVRADEQRLRTVFENLFRNAREHAGEQATVTVGADEDRLFVADDGPGIDPDRCEEVFERGYSTRADGTGFGLSIVERIATAHGWTISVGESAAGGAVFTFHGVEFED; translated from the coding sequence ATGCTCGAGAACGTTCTCCTCGCGTTAATATTTGCAAGCGCGGGGATCGGCTTTCTACTCGGGCACGTCGCTTGGAGACGGACCGAGGTTCCGGGCGGACGCACGTATGCCGTCCACATGGTCGTACACGGACTGTGGTCGCTGTTCTACGGCGGTCAGCTCGCCAGCGACTCTGCGACGGGGATGGCGGTGTTCGACGCGGCGACGGCGACCGCCTCCGTCTTCGCGGCGTTCACGTGGCTCGTCTTCGTCCTCGAGTACACCGGCCGGACCGAGTGGCTGTCGCCTCGTCGGCTCGCCCCGATGTTCGCACAGCCCGCCGCGTACGCCGCGCTGTACGTTACCAATCCCGTCCACGGACTCGTCTACGACGCCGTGACCGTCGAGCGAGGCTGGGGGGTTTCGTACGTCGTCGTCGAGGGATCGTCGCTGTTCTACTTGCAGATCCTCGTCATCTACACGGTACTGGCCGTCGGAGTCGCCCTGCTCGGCTCGTTCGTCCTCCGCTCGCGGAACCTCTACCGGCGGCAGACGGCGACCATCCTCATCGCGGCGCTGGTGGTCATCGCCGGCAATCTCCTGTGGGTCGCGAGCCTCGAGGGCGGGGAAAACGGGCTTGACCTGACGCCGCTTTTCTTCGGCGTGAACGGGATCGTCATCGGGTGGGCGCTGTTCCGGTACGACTTCCTCAACCTGGTACCGGTCGCCGCGGACACGCTGATCGAAGCGATGGACGATCCGGTGCTCGTCTTCGACGACGAGCGGCGACTGATCGACTACAACCGGAGTGCCCAGGCCGTCTTCTCGCTCGAGGACGACGACTTCGAGGAGCCGATCGAGCCACTCCTCGCGGACGTCGACGCGGAGACGGAACGATCGGTTCGGGTCACCGGCGGATCGATCGAGCGAAACGACGGGGACGACGCGATCGAACCGGAGCGCGGAGACGCCGTCTACCAGCCGAGCCGAACGGCGCTCACGGACCACCGTGACGTGACCCGCGGTGAACTGATCGTGTTCCGGGATGTCACCGCCCAGAAACGACGCGAGGCCGATCTCGAGGAGCTACAGGCGGGCACGCGGGACCTCATGGAAGCGGAAACGAGAGAGGCGGTCGCCGCGGCGACGATGGAGAAGGCCCGATCGATCCTCGGTGACCCGTTCGTCGGCGTGCTTCTGTACGACGACGAGCGGGAGGAACTGGTCTCGGCGAGCCTTTCCGACGAAACGTATCTGGAACTCGAGGACAAGGAGATGTGCGTCGACGGCGGGATCGTCTGGGAGACGTACGAGCGCGGGGAGACGAGGATCCTCGGGCGCGACGCACTCGGGCGCGGACAGTACGCGCACCTCCCACTCGAGGCAGTGTTGCTGTACCCGCTGGCCGACCACGGCGTCATCGGTGTAGGGATCGAAGAGGGAGCCGACGTGGCGTTTTCCGACGACGACGTCCGCTTGATCGAGATCCTGGGACTGACTGCCGAAGCGGCGATGGACAGAGCTGCGCGCGAGGAGGAACTCGAGGCCCGCCGCGCCGAACTGGCAGAGCGCAACGAACGACTCGACGAGTTCGCGAACGTCGTCTCCCACGACCTTCGGAACCCGCTGAACACCGCCGACGGCTACCTCGAGTTGGCTCGGTCGGCGTCGACGGGCGGGGACGAACACTTCGATCGAATCGAGAGCGCGCACGCCCGCATGAAGAGACTGATCGACGACGTGTTGACCCTCGCCAGGCAGGGTACCGACGTAACCGATCCCGATCCGGTGGCGGTTGCGGACGCCGCCCGGGCCGCCTGGGGGACGGCCGGAGCGCAGGAGGGACACCTCGAAGTCGAGATCGACGCCGTCGTCCGCGCCGACGAACAGCGGCTTCGGACCGTCTTCGAGAACCTCTTTCGAAACGCCCGTGAACATGCCGGCGAGCAGGCGACGGTCACGGTCGGTGCAGACGAGGACCGACTCTTCGTCGCAGACGACGGGCCGGGAATCGACCCCGACCGGTGCGAGGAGGTCTTCGAGCGTGGGTACTCGACGCGGGCCGACGGGACCGGATTCGGACTCAGCATCGTCGAGCGGATCGCGACCGCCCACGGCTGGACGATCTCGGTTGGCGAGAGCGCGGCAGGCGGTGCCGTGTTCACGTTCCACGGGGTGGAGTTCGAGGACTGA
- a CDS encoding AEC family transporter has translation MEVVSRLLALLVLLLLGAGLRTTGILNTRRTATLNAVAYYVALPALIFVSTYDRDIGELLSPALLGGLLFVLFATAGIAWLVHRNRSSTPRRSVAIVQSYHSNLGYLGLPLVAATFNDDVTAIASVVLGVVTLTQLPLTIVVLSTLNGAGAAIGDEIRGLATNPVLAALVGGLAVGSVGISIPGPAATGLDVLGMLSLPLALLCVGASLQVDLPSVDLGATGSVIALKIVCMPAIAWLVFSVLAVDATTLTATVVMLGTPSAVSTFVFATELGGDKEFASLNVFLTTLVSIATLFVLITFVG, from the coding sequence ATGGAGGTCGTAAGCCGGTTGCTGGCGCTGCTCGTGTTGTTGCTGCTCGGGGCCGGCCTGCGCACGACCGGCATCCTGAACACGAGGCGGACGGCCACGCTGAACGCCGTCGCGTACTACGTGGCCCTGCCGGCGCTGATCTTCGTCTCGACGTACGACCGCGATATCGGCGAACTGCTGTCGCCGGCGCTGCTCGGCGGCTTGCTCTTCGTCCTCTTTGCGACGGCCGGGATCGCCTGGCTCGTCCACCGCAATCGGTCGTCGACGCCGCGACGCAGCGTCGCGATCGTCCAGTCGTACCACTCGAACCTCGGCTACCTCGGACTCCCGTTGGTGGCCGCGACATTCAACGACGACGTGACCGCGATCGCCAGCGTCGTCCTCGGCGTCGTCACGCTGACGCAGTTACCGCTGACGATCGTCGTCCTCTCGACGCTCAATGGCGCCGGCGCCGCGATCGGGGACGAGATCCGCGGGCTCGCGACCAACCCCGTCTTGGCGGCGCTGGTCGGCGGACTCGCGGTCGGTTCCGTCGGCATCTCGATTCCCGGTCCGGCCGCGACCGGGCTGGACGTGCTCGGGATGCTGTCGCTGCCGCTGGCGCTGCTCTGCGTCGGCGCGTCGCTGCAGGTCGATCTCCCGTCGGTCGACCTCGGCGCAACCGGGTCCGTGATCGCGCTCAAGATCGTCTGTATGCCCGCCATCGCGTGGCTCGTCTTCTCCGTACTCGCCGTCGATGCGACGACGCTCACGGCAACCGTCGTGATGCTCGGAACGCCGTCGGCGGTCTCGACGTTCGTCTTCGCGACCGAACTCGGCGGCGATAAGGAGTTCGCGTCGCTGAACGTCTTTCTGACGACGCTGGTCTCGATCGCGACGCTGTTCGTACTGATTACGTTCGTGGGCTAA
- a CDS encoding prolipoprotein diacylglyceryl transferase, producing MSNEQSRPSGDDEPAPDGDGGEDEDERGHVDETDSLEPGGGPRRVVSDKSVDDILASLDDTDTGSKADADDDSTTDAADAGSNSSGAAATTTTVESDSDPLESVTAEFDEDDVPAPQIETGTAVPDPASEPEGTTAETGASDEADVKSESTTAGDDSSATPVQDVEPSSEENGDNGDDESTELETDDPQPQDGAAADTENGAEEDLAARIERGDVTGADVRAAEAGDGRESTPEIDDVDLSMDDLETGAAEVSGPATSSTAGPLAGSIDGNTGTDTGGTGDSSGTDDGTDDEQGEGGILSRLKRFFS from the coding sequence ATGAGCAACGAGCAATCACGCCCGTCGGGGGACGACGAACCGGCCCCCGACGGCGACGGGGGCGAGGACGAGGACGAGCGGGGCCACGTCGACGAGACCGACAGTCTCGAGCCCGGCGGCGGCCCTCGCCGCGTCGTCTCGGACAAGAGCGTCGACGACATTCTCGCGTCGCTCGACGACACCGATACTGGGTCGAAGGCCGACGCTGACGACGACTCGACGACCGATGCCGCGGACGCCGGTTCGAACTCGAGCGGCGCCGCTGCAACCACCACGACCGTCGAATCCGACTCGGATCCTCTCGAGTCGGTTACAGCCGAATTCGACGAGGACGACGTCCCGGCGCCACAGATCGAGACCGGAACTGCGGTTCCGGATCCTGCGTCTGAGCCCGAAGGAACGACCGCAGAGACAGGCGCCAGCGATGAAGCGGATGTGAAATCCGAATCGACAACGGCCGGCGACGACTCGAGTGCAACGCCGGTTCAGGACGTGGAGCCGTCGTCCGAAGAGAACGGGGACAACGGCGACGACGAATCGACCGAACTCGAGACCGACGATCCGCAGCCGCAGGACGGGGCTGCGGCAGATACCGAGAACGGCGCCGAGGAAGACCTCGCCGCCCGTATCGAACGCGGCGACGTCACCGGCGCCGACGTTCGAGCCGCCGAAGCCGGCGACGGGCGCGAATCGACGCCCGAAATCGACGACGTCGACCTCTCGATGGACGACTTAGAGACCGGCGCAGCGGAGGTCAGCGGACCCGCAACGAGTTCCACCGCCGGGCCGCTCGCCGGGTCGATCGACGGGAATACCGGGACGGACACCGGTGGAACCGGCGACTCGAGCGGCACGGACGACGGGACCGATGACGAGCAGGGCGAGGGCGGCATTCTCAGTCGTCTCAAGCGATTCTTCTCATAG
- a CDS encoding YihY/virulence factor BrkB family protein: protein MDARETLTAIYRTASDREITFLAAGFAYYAFVSLIPMVLLALVVGSLVGGENAAERLILVAGDFLPEAGETLVINALSAESGRAEATVVALVVATWGALKVFRGLSLAFDMVYDEVADDSLLDQIRDGLTVIFAGTGALALMLAIGAVLSIAADAVPFADTLSWVTLLLGLVLVFLPIYYVLPPVPVAIGEIWPGTVFAAVGWTILQIGFQIYAANAGQYQAYGAVGAVLLFVTWLYFAGIILLLGAVLNVVRARPALAE, encoded by the coding sequence ATGGACGCGAGGGAGACACTCACCGCGATCTACCGGACGGCGAGCGACCGCGAGATCACCTTTCTCGCGGCGGGTTTCGCCTACTACGCGTTCGTCTCGCTGATTCCGATGGTGTTGCTCGCGCTCGTCGTCGGGTCGCTGGTCGGCGGCGAGAACGCGGCCGAACGCCTGATTCTGGTCGCCGGCGATTTCCTGCCGGAGGCCGGCGAAACGCTCGTCATCAATGCTCTCTCGGCCGAATCGGGGCGCGCTGAGGCGACCGTCGTCGCGCTCGTCGTCGCGACCTGGGGTGCGCTCAAGGTCTTTCGCGGCCTCAGTCTCGCCTTCGATATGGTCTACGACGAGGTCGCGGACGACTCGCTGCTCGACCAGATCCGCGACGGTCTCACCGTGATCTTCGCGGGGACGGGCGCGCTCGCGTTGATGCTCGCGATCGGTGCCGTTCTCAGCATCGCGGCCGACGCCGTTCCCTTCGCCGACACGCTGAGCTGGGTGACGCTATTGCTCGGACTCGTGTTGGTTTTTCTGCCGATCTACTACGTGTTGCCGCCGGTCCCGGTCGCAATCGGCGAGATCTGGCCGGGGACGGTCTTCGCGGCTGTCGGCTGGACGATCCTCCAGATCGGCTTCCAGATCTACGCGGCTAACGCCGGGCAGTACCAGGCCTACGGCGCCGTCGGCGCCGTGTTGCTGTTCGTCACCTGGCTCTACTTCGCCGGGATCATCCTGCTGCTGGGCGCCGTCCTCAACGTCGTTCGGGCGCGGCCGGCCCTGGCCGAGTGA
- a CDS encoding CAP domain-containing protein, producing the protein MDRRDPSTRTSGADTDRSNGAGADRAVLRALFNLAVVILLIGALAVGTLLVSPITLEDLEDPDDIRIEGGFDSAPSPSSEPPPAGERNPEVTDADDPGRSSYETDVETIDSVTVEDFVHAEVNERRAEHGLEPLAWDGTVASVARAHSADMAQRDYFAHTNPDGQGPHDRFTEVDDYCRAYGENIALTWVDRPVERPGGNEVVEYRTAERLATGLVNQWMNSTAHREAILEEHGDHGWDRGGVGVYVGDDGAVYASHNFCLTW; encoded by the coding sequence ATGGACCGGCGAGACCCGTCAACCCGGACGAGCGGGGCGGACACCGATCGGAGCAACGGCGCCGGTGCTGATCGCGCGGTCCTCCGGGCTCTGTTTAACCTCGCCGTCGTCATCCTGCTGATCGGGGCGCTCGCGGTTGGAACACTGCTCGTCTCGCCGATTACCCTCGAGGATCTCGAGGACCCCGACGACATTCGGATCGAGGGCGGCTTCGATTCCGCGCCGAGCCCCAGTTCCGAGCCGCCGCCGGCCGGCGAGCGCAACCCCGAGGTAACGGACGCCGACGATCCCGGCCGCTCGAGTTACGAAACCGACGTCGAGACGATCGACTCGGTGACCGTCGAGGACTTCGTCCACGCCGAGGTCAACGAACGCCGGGCCGAACACGGCCTCGAGCCGCTGGCGTGGGACGGGACCGTCGCCTCGGTCGCGCGCGCTCACAGCGCCGACATGGCCCAGCGGGACTACTTCGCACACACGAATCCCGATGGCCAGGGGCCGCACGACCGCTTTACTGAGGTCGACGACTACTGTCGCGCCTACGGCGAGAACATCGCGCTGACGTGGGTCGACAGACCGGTCGAGCGACCCGGCGGCAACGAAGTCGTCGAGTACCGGACCGCCGAACGGCTCGCGACCGGGCTGGTCAACCAGTGGATGAACTCCACCGCCCATCGGGAGGCCATCCTCGAGGAACACGGCGACCACGGCTGGGACCGAGGCGGCGTCGGCGTCTACGTCGGCGACGACGGCGCGGTCTATGCGTCGCACAACTTCTGTCTCACCTGGTGA
- a CDS encoding lycopene cyclase domain-containing protein: MVDISVFGRYTYLATELFWGTVAALLLRRANALRRAAVTILALYPIAYVWDRYTLAVGVFDIKLRTGIEIAGIPLEEHLFMAVVPGLVIGIHETIFGTGEA; this comes from the coding sequence ATGGTCGATATCAGCGTCTTCGGCCGCTACACCTACCTCGCGACCGAACTGTTCTGGGGGACCGTCGCCGCCCTCCTGTTGCGTCGGGCCAACGCGCTCCGGCGGGCTGCGGTCACGATCCTCGCGCTGTACCCGATCGCGTACGTCTGGGATCGCTACACCCTCGCCGTCGGCGTCTTCGACATCAAACTGCGTACGGGTATCGAGATCGCCGGCATCCCGCTCGAGGAACACCTCTTCATGGCCGTCGTTCCGGGGCTCGTGATCGGGATCCACGAGACGATCTTCGGCACCGGAGAGGCGTAG
- a CDS encoding CBS domain-containing protein, which yields MNIADIATQEYIEVDVGTRMGKVRSMFEDGNPKGIIVTNDGEYEGVISEREVLQSHVEDDAKVKALTKPSRNAPAPQVDREEDVRETARVLVESNAKVAPVFENGDLWGVITDDAILEAVIENLDTLTVEDIYTADPVTIEEDDGIGRAINYLRENGISRLPVLNENGYLSGVVTTHDIADFVIRESNSTTTGDRVGDSQRMLDVPVYDIMNSPVETINLDATAKDAVEVMLEKDYAGLIVTPEDDDRIVIGVITKTDVLRALTFTEEERMDVQITNISMLDTISREGVVEGIEEVADKYQDMQVHHAHVRFKEHKEKLRGTPLVHCQIRLRTNKDQVAGTGEGYGAENAFRVALEKLERNVLEMKGVASDEEYRGQLLRKLNEL from the coding sequence ATGAATATCGCTGATATCGCCACCCAGGAGTACATCGAAGTCGACGTCGGCACGCGCATGGGGAAAGTCCGTTCTATGTTCGAGGACGGCAACCCCAAAGGAATCATCGTCACCAACGACGGGGAATACGAGGGCGTCATCAGCGAGCGGGAGGTCCTCCAGTCGCACGTCGAGGACGACGCCAAGGTGAAGGCGCTGACGAAGCCGAGCCGGAACGCGCCGGCCCCGCAGGTCGACCGCGAGGAAGACGTCCGCGAGACCGCACGCGTGCTGGTCGAGAGCAACGCGAAGGTCGCGCCGGTCTTCGAGAACGGCGACCTCTGGGGCGTCATCACCGACGACGCCATCCTCGAGGCCGTGATCGAGAACCTCGATACGCTGACCGTCGAGGACATCTACACGGCCGATCCGGTCACGATCGAGGAGGACGACGGCATCGGCCGCGCGATCAACTACCTCCGGGAGAACGGCATCTCTCGGCTGCCGGTCCTCAACGAGAACGGCTACCTCTCCGGCGTCGTGACGACCCACGATATCGCCGACTTCGTCATCCGCGAGAGCAACTCGACGACGACCGGCGACCGCGTGGGCGACAGCCAGCGGATGCTCGACGTGCCGGTCTACGACATCATGAACAGCCCCGTCGAGACCATCAACCTCGACGCCACCGCGAAGGACGCCGTCGAGGTCATGCTCGAGAAGGACTACGCGGGGCTGATCGTCACGCCGGAGGACGACGATCGCATCGTCATCGGCGTCATCACCAAGACGGACGTCCTCCGGGCGCTGACGTTCACCGAGGAGGAGCGCATGGACGTCCAGATCACCAACATCTCGATGCTCGACACCATCTCCCGCGAGGGCGTCGTCGAGGGCATCGAGGAGGTCGCGGACAAGTACCAGGACATGCAGGTCCACCACGCCCACGTCCGCTTCAAGGAACACAAGGAGAAACTCCGCGGGACCCCGCTGGTCCACTGCCAGATCCGCCTGCGCACGAACAAGGACCAGGTCGCCGGCACCGGCGAAGGCTACGGCGCCGAGAACGCGTTCCGGGTGGCACTCGAGAAACTCGAGCGCAACGTCTTAGAGATGAAAGGCGTCGCCAGCGACGAGGAGTACCGCGGCCAACTCCTCCGGAAGCTGAACGAACTGTAA
- a CDS encoding bacterio-opsin activator domain-containing protein, translating into MSQGNNPDDTVVEVEFTVTDARYPLVAMSDETGGDVTLIQLLPRSEGAYTIFHRVSGAPPERFLEVIEDYEGIEGRIVSGGEDAIIEVRIEEAGEFFTVGLTDAGAIPTELSSHDGTARIVAEIPSIYSASDVIEEFQAAYPDVEIVARRQKSYAVPLFQQRELYETVMGMLTSRQHEALLLAYVNGFYDWPRKTTGEELAAEMDVSATTFHEHLRSAERKLLSLLFSGR; encoded by the coding sequence GTGTCACAGGGAAACAACCCCGACGATACGGTCGTCGAAGTCGAGTTCACGGTTACCGATGCTCGATATCCGCTCGTCGCCATGTCCGACGAAACCGGCGGCGACGTGACGCTCATCCAGCTGCTGCCGCGCAGCGAGGGCGCCTATACGATCTTCCATCGCGTTTCCGGCGCACCGCCGGAACGGTTTCTCGAGGTGATCGAAGACTACGAGGGGATCGAGGGGCGCATCGTGAGCGGCGGCGAGGACGCCATCATCGAAGTTCGAATCGAGGAGGCGGGCGAATTCTTCACGGTCGGGTTAACCGACGCCGGAGCGATTCCAACGGAGTTGAGCAGTCACGACGGCACTGCTCGCATCGTCGCCGAGATTCCGTCGATCTACTCCGCCTCGGACGTGATCGAGGAGTTTCAGGCGGCGTATCCGGACGTGGAGATCGTCGCTCGGCGCCAGAAGTCCTACGCCGTCCCGCTGTTTCAGCAGCGGGAGCTCTACGAGACGGTCATGGGAATGCTGACATCCCGCCAGCACGAGGCGCTGCTGCTGGCGTACGTGAACGGGTTTTACGACTGGCCGCGGAAGACGACCGGGGAAGAACTCGCCGCCGAAATGGACGTTTCGGCGACGACCTTCCACGAGCACCTGCGGTCGGCCGAGCGAAAACTGCTGTCGTTGCTATTTAGCGGCCGGTAG
- the radB gene encoding DNA repair and recombination protein RadB — protein MNEEAIPTGCGPVDELLGGGFERGTVTQVYGPPAAGKTNLALSAAVETAVADGTAVYIDTEGVSVDRFEQLLSARVEDESTAARSDGADSGAGDTNPDVETVASRIVIEDALDFEEQAEAVRDAEEFAERADLIVVDSATGFYRLERTGAGDEGEALRTVARQVTHLLSLARKYDLAVVLTNQVFSDPDSDRTRPLGGNTLEHWTGVVLRLERFRGGNRRATLEKHRSKPAGESVQFRITDRGLEGGEESPQL, from the coding sequence GTGAACGAGGAGGCGATTCCGACCGGCTGTGGCCCGGTCGACGAGCTGCTCGGTGGGGGGTTCGAACGCGGGACCGTCACGCAGGTGTACGGCCCGCCGGCCGCGGGGAAGACGAACCTCGCGCTCTCGGCGGCCGTCGAGACGGCCGTCGCCGACGGGACGGCGGTCTACATCGACACCGAGGGCGTCTCGGTCGACCGGTTCGAACAACTGCTCTCGGCTCGCGTCGAGGACGAGTCGACGGCCGCGCGGTCCGACGGAGCGGATTCGGGCGCCGGCGATACCAACCCCGACGTCGAAACCGTCGCCTCGAGGATCGTCATCGAGGACGCGCTCGACTTCGAGGAACAGGCCGAAGCGGTCCGCGACGCCGAAGAGTTCGCCGAGCGCGCGGACCTGATCGTCGTAGACAGCGCGACCGGTTTCTACCGCCTCGAGCGTACCGGCGCCGGCGACGAGGGCGAGGCGCTGCGGACGGTCGCCCGGCAAGTGACCCACCTGCTCTCGCTCGCGCGCAAGTACGACCTCGCGGTCGTCCTGACGAACCAGGTGTTCTCCGACCCCGATTCGGACCGGACGCGGCCGCTGGGCGGGAACACCTTGGAGCACTGGACCGGCGTCGTGCTCCGCCTCGAGCGGTTCCGCGGCGGCAACCGGCGCGCGACCCTCGAGAAACACCGATCGAAACCCGCCGGCGAGTCCGTCCAGTTCCGGATCACGGACCGCGGCCTCGAGGGCGGCGAGGAAAGTCCACAACTCTGA